The Natrarchaeobaculum sulfurireducens genome segment ACGATTGTCGGTGGCAGTCTCACTCAACGAGATTGAGTTCTTCGGCTGTGAGGCGGTCCTTGGCGTCGCGCGAGACGTCACTGAACAGCGCGAGAAGGAAGCCTACCTCGAGAAGTCCCAGGAGGTCGGTAACATCGGGTGGTGGCGAAAGGATATGTCCACCGATCAAACCATCTGGTCTGACCGAGTGTACGAGATGTGGGGGGTAGAAGAAGAAAAACGAGTGATCGGTGACGATACCGTCCTCGAGTTGTTTCACCCTGATGACAGAGAAGACGTCGACGAACAGTTAGCAGCCGCCCTCAAAGGCGAACCCTACGACGTCGAACACCGTATCGTCACCCCCGACGGCGAGGTACGGTGGATGCGCCAGAAGGCAGATGTCAACTTTGATGAAAGCGGAGAGCCGGTCTCGATGATAGGAATCGTTCAGGACATCACCGAACAGAAGGTCCGTGAGCAAGAGCTCCAGCAATTCCGCGAAGCCGTCGAAGAGACCGCACACGCGGTATACATCACTGACAGGGATGGTCGAATCGAATACGCGAATCCCGCAGTCACGGAGATTACTGGCTACGGAGAGAAAGAACTCCTCGGGGCACGCCCAAGCCTGTTTGGTTCCGGAGAATACGACGACTCCTACTACGAGGTGCTTTGGGATACGGTTCTCTCGGGTGAGAAATGGCAAAACGAAATAATAGACGAACGAAAGGACGGCGAACAGATCGTTCTCGACCAGACGATCACGCCGATCACCGGTCCCGACGGCGAGATCAGCAACTTCGTCGCAGTCGCTCGAGACGTGACCGACCGCAAACGCCGCGAAGAGTCACTCGAACGCGCTCATAATGAACTCCGGAAGGTAATCGATCTGGTCCCGGACCAGCTATTCGTAAAGAATCGTGACGGCGAATACGTCCTCGCCAACGAGGCAACGGCCGACATCTACGGCCTTTCGCCGATGGACCTCGAGGGGAAAACCGACTTCGAGTTACTCCCCTCCAAGCAGCAGGTCCGAGAGTTCCGTGAGGACGACCTCGAGGTGATCAACTCGGGCGAGCCGAAACGGATCCCGCAAAAAGAGTTGACCACTGCCGACGGTGAGACCCGACTGTTCCAGACAACGAAGATCCCCTACGAGGTCGCGGAGACCGGCGAAGATGCCGTTCTCAGCTACGCCCGTGACGTGACCGATCTGAAAGCGTACGAGCAACGACTCGAGAGACAGCGAGATAACCTGTCCATGCTCAATCAAATCGTTCGTCACGACATCCGGAACGAACTCCAGTTGGTGTTAGCATACACTGAGACCCTAGAAGAGTATGTCAAAGAAGGAGGACAACAGTACGTCGAACAGGTCCTCAACAGCGCACGTAATGCCGTCGAAATCACGGAGGAAGCCCGAGACGTAGCACAGGTGACGCTGAAAGGTGGCGTCGAGCCAACGTCGGTTGACCTTCTGTGCACGCTCAACGCGCAAATCGACGAGGTTCGGTCGAGTTACGAGAGTGCCGTTATCCAGACTCGAGGAGAACTTCCAGCTGTTGACGTTGTCGCTGATAACATGCTCGACTCGGTATTCAGAAATCTCCTGAAAAATGCTATCGAACACAACGATTCGGAGGTTCCGGAAGTAACGGTTTCTGTGACCGACACTGACGATCACGTCGTCATCCACGTTGCAGATAACGGTCCAGGAATTCCCGACGAGCGGAAAGACAGCGTTTTCGAGAGAGGAGAGATGGGACTCGAGAGCGACGGAACAGGGCTTGGACTTTACCTTGTTGAGACACTCGTCGACGGATACGGTGGTACGGTCTGGATCGAGGACAATGATCCGAACGGCACCGTGTTCAACGTCGAGCTACCCCTTACAGACCGTTGACATCCACTCTGCAAGCGGAGCAAGCCGAGTGCATCGGGGCTTGACCTCGAGCTGATCGATCCTGAGTGACGGGACATGCTCCTTGGCCTACTGGGAGACCAATATCACTCCAATGACTGCGAAGATTATTCCAGCAGATCTCGTTATCGTAACGTCGTCT includes the following:
- a CDS encoding PAS domain S-box protein, which codes for MMRVLHVDDECVEQTANRLECADDRLTVCSETDPQAALQRIQTERVDCVISGYRVRGIDGLELFEQAREIQPGLPFVFYTGWNPADVVSGALTADATEFVRKSTEENDYEYNLLAKRVTNVVAQSHTEQRQRDGRLEEVIRAVQSALVNATTREEVDTAVCETIVDSERYAGAWIGEYEEEDDRVVPRMTAGVRTEAHTKVTVSLSCDEKQYGVLTIATDRPTTVSPEERELFDHLGETITHAYDRVRTQKRYEGQYRELFEDAPVMIAFTREEDGEPLIEDCNQRFANKLGYTVAELRDRPLAELYTEESAERLLSSGYERALESDFTPKEREFLTADGEQLSTLLQASPRLDNEGEVVGTHALYVDVTSHKRAQKVLKRAGAMEASIDGVAILNENEEYIYLNQAHAKIYGYDDPEPLLGTTWRELYEDTEIERFEDEVFPALEDDGEWRGEATGLRADGTTFPQELSLSYFEGGDIVCIVRDITAQKERERTLRASKQSYQDLFENIHEMVFVHDHDGNILSVNQAACETLGYNREVLEDRHMAEIHPEEFQVPDKWDIKDESPKIFEVELETSDGQRLSVAVSLNEIEFFGCEAVLGVARDVTEQREKEAYLEKSQEVGNIGWWRKDMSTDQTIWSDRVYEMWGVEEEKRVIGDDTVLELFHPDDREDVDEQLAAALKGEPYDVEHRIVTPDGEVRWMRQKADVNFDESGEPVSMIGIVQDITEQKVREQELQQFREAVEETAHAVYITDRDGRIEYANPAVTEITGYGEKELLGARPSLFGSGEYDDSYYEVLWDTVLSGEKWQNEIIDERKDGEQIVLDQTITPITGPDGEISNFVAVARDVTDRKRREESLERAHNELRKVIDLVPDQLFVKNRDGEYVLANEATADIYGLSPMDLEGKTDFELLPSKQQVREFREDDLEVINSGEPKRIPQKELTTADGETRLFQTTKIPYEVAETGEDAVLSYARDVTDLKAYEQRLERQRDNLSMLNQIVRHDIRNELQLVLAYTETLEEYVKEGGQQYVEQVLNSARNAVEITEEARDVAQVTLKGGVEPTSVDLLCTLNAQIDEVRSSYESAVIQTRGELPAVDVVADNMLDSVFRNLLKNAIEHNDSEVPEVTVSVTDTDDHVVIHVADNGPGIPDERKDSVFERGEMGLESDGTGLGLYLVETLVDGYGGTVWIEDNDPNGTVFNVELPLTDR